The Elaeis guineensis isolate ETL-2024a chromosome 3, EG11, whole genome shotgun sequence region CAGACCAAGTACCATGGCAGTCCGCCACGTCCCTGCGCACGTTAGCGACCGCCGGCAGCCCGGTTGCTTGTCTCAGACACAGACACCGCAAGCCAAAATCACAAACACAAAGTGGGCGTGGGAGATCGATGGAACCTATGCGGCATCCTCGCCACTATCAATGAACGACACATTCCCGATAGAGAAATAAAGAATTGAGAATATATCCCACATTCCCTTGCCCTCTCCCCTCAAGCTCCCCTCCCTCCTCCCATCCCATGCCTCCCGAATCCTCCCTCCTCTCCCAAAACCCTAGCCTTATAAACGCCCTCCTCCTCCGAATCCGATCCCGTCCTTCATTTCCTCGATCTTAGCTTTCTTGTCTCTTCGATCCCGCCTTCGCGATGCCGCCGCTGGAGGTCTTCCGGGATGCCCTCATCCCCTCTTGGATCTCGTTCTCCGACGAGGACCCCGGTGTCTTCGTCGGGGGAGGTCTCTTCCTCGACTCCTCCGTCCCCAACTCTATCGTCTCCTCGATCTCGGTCGCGAGTCCGGCGGCCTCGGCCGTTAGATTGGTGGCTTCTCGCCAGAAGGAGTTCGTTCTGGGGGTGTGCCGGCATGGGAGGGTGGGTGGGGGGCAGTTCTTGTCGGTGAGCTTGTCGGTCAAGGGAGGAGAGAGGTTCGTGCGGGAGTCTGAGGGGTTTTTGGGGCAGAATGGGGAGGGGAGATCGGAGGAGCCGGCATTGGAGGGGAAGGAGGTGGATGAGGTGGTGGTGAAGGAGGTGGAGAAAAAGGAGGAGGTTAGAACGCAGGGCACCGGAGCTGGCGCCATGAACACCACCAAGCATCTGTGGGCGGGGGCTGTGGCCGCAATGGTTTCGAGGTAATGGGATAGCTGTTTGGTGGGTTTTATCATTACTTTTCCTAACATAGCTATTACTAGATGCTGAGTAATATGTTCCATGACTTTGCTGTGCCTTTGTAATCAATATCTCAACTTTCTTCCCTTAACAAAAAAATGCATTTTGTGTTTGATTATGGCTGCGTTGTCTCAGTTTCattttgtatcatatttagatgatCCATGTTGTCCTTATGATCAAAACAGTCTTGTCTTTGGTCAGTCTTGCTGCTTGTAGTATTAATCTAATGGCCATTTGCATCTTTTTGGGCATTAGACCTTTTTTTTTGCAAGTCTGAGGTTTTGCATGAATGGTCTGACAAAGGAGGGGCTTCTTCAAGGAGTAATCAAAGGGTTGGAGTACTACAAGATGGAGATGTCATTCTTAATGTTGAATAAAACTATAGAAGTTCCAAGGGAGCGGAGGGTTTTGTTAGCGGAGGCGGAGGGGATTTTGGAGTGGAATGGGTGGAGGAGATAGGAGGAACCGGCGTTGGAGGGGAAGGAGGTGGATGAGGTGGTGGTAGAGGACGTGAAGAATGAGGAGGATGGAACACAGGGGGCTGGAGGTGATGCCATGAACACCTCTGAGCATCTGTGATCGGGGGCTGTGGCCACAATGGTTTTGCGGTAATAGAGTAGCTATTTGGTGGTTTTTATCATTACTTTTCCAGTTCTAGCTATTATTAGATGCTGAGTGATATGTACCATTATTTAGCTTGGATGACAGAAAGAAACTTTTTTGTTTGCTGcacatatatatttaatatctcaACTTTTGTTCCTAAAAAAGAATTGCATTTTGTTTTTGTTGATGGCTGTGTTGCCTCAGTTGCATTTCATATCATATTTAGATGGTCCATGTTGTCTTCATGAACAAAAATGTCTGTCTTTAGTCAGTCTTGGTGCTAGAGCCTAGTAGTATTAGCCTAACGGACATTTGCATCTTTTTGAGCATTTGCCTTTTTGATTGCAAGTCTGAGGTTTTGTATGAATGGTCTAAGGAGGGGTTTCTTCGAGGAGGAATGCGAAGGTTGGAGTACTATAGGATCCTTCCTATGTACAATAAAACTATAAGAGTTTTGCCGCTTCTTAAGAATTGTAACCTGAGATTCTGTTGCAGATATGTTGTGTTCTGCTGTTGGCGTTATAAATTTGGTTTTTTATATTAGAGAAGTTTTGATGTATTTTCATCAAGAATTGATAAACCTAATTAACCAGTATTTAATGGTCCGTGCAAGTTCATGTTAGTGATTGTGTAGCACGTGAGTATTTTTAGTCATTATAGAAGGATGAAGAGTATTAAGTTGAGCATCCTTGGTCTATTAGATCCTTGGTCTTTCAGTGCATTTAATATGGCTGATAGttcaattttcttcttattttttgtaTACAAATACACTGGAGGAACTTGTCTCATGGATGCAATTTATTTTCTGTCGCTCTGGATTCTTTCTGCAAATGTTGTTTCCCATCACCACCTTTCAGTTATCAGTTTAATTAGTACAAAAGGATTCCATTATGAATATCGGTTATTGCAGTAAATACTcaactttttattcttctttctaaTGCTCTCTATCCTTCCTTCTTTTTGCTATTTTGAGTTCCATGACTCCATATTGCCAACTATCTGGTGGCAGCTACTTtatttctttatcctctcactAACATGGTTTATCAGAAACAACAGATTGAGAGATATGAATGCAGTAATCACCTTTTTCAATCCTAGTATGTTTTTTGCTTAGCTCAGGTTAAGGAATTCTTTAAAAAAGCAAAGCCATTTGGCTTGTAAGTTTCCGTTCTCTGGACAGCAGCCAAATTGCCATGTAGGAAATGACATGGATTTCATTGCATATAATTTTGCATATGTGATCTTATTCAACAGGACAAACTCAAATGGTGCATTATTTCACTGCAGAGGAGTTGTGTCATTTAGCCCTAACATTGAGGAAACTTATGTCCCAACAATTATCATCGAGTTCTTTGCCTGCTTGAAGGAATGGTTTAAATGATGGGTTGCTGTTTCACCAGAGTTATGTGAAGCATTTGGAGAACAAAGATATCTTAATACATGTTCAAGGAAAAGAAAGGCACATTTTGTTACTTTTATAAGAGGTAGCACACATAAAATGACTTGCAAAAAAGGGTGCCAATTGGTTGAGtttgtaaagtcactaggagttggAAGTCAATGAATTAGGTTTATCTCACCTTGGCCCAATTTCGGTTGGTCATCTTCCATCCTATTCCTCAACAAAAAAAGAAGTTAGCTGTAGAAGAAGACCTGGTGACCAAATTCTACTAGATTGACACAAATCAACATTGATTACAAAAATCAAGATCTCAAGGGGGGAAAGATATCTAACTTTACTActttgtctctttttttttcttttttttttttgagaaaaaaattgccAAGTGATTAAAAATGGTAAAAGCGAACAAGATCTATGTGGTCTTTCTGAAGTAGTGTCCTTTGAATATTTCCACTTGTTATGTTGGTATATTTTTCTGTTAAATGCAATTCATTTAGCTTCAATACAATTTAGTTCAACTCAAAACTTTCTGGACTGTACAGATTATTTTACTAGATAATTCGAAATACAAATAAAATGATATGAAATACAGTTGTccttttttctctcatttttctttttctgggATCTTATTCTGACTTTTTTGACTGAAATTCTGAACGAGTGAAACCTTTGCAGCTGGAATTTTCTACCTAGGGTAATGTATCTGTTTTAGAATCTTCCTAGAATCACAAACCTGCACCTGCTTCCTAAACACTTGCTAAAAGTGTTTCTAAAATATATGCTTCTGTGCACCTGCACCGGGCACAtgctcctgcatctgctcctGATTCTGGCAATGGCAACTGAGTGAAACTGTTGAAAACTGTCAAAACAGAGACTTTATTGCAGGGGAGTTGAAAACAAAACCAAATTTCAATAACTTGATCAGGATGATTTTGATAGATGTATAGCATGTGTTAAAGTTTTTTAAGAAGTCATCTCCCCAATCTGTTGGATATTTTATTGGATGCGATACCATATTATTTTTGAAGTCGTGAAGATTGTTGGTGATCCATTTGTTACAGAAAGAGAATAATGAATCCCTGTATGTGCTTTGAGTGAGCACAATGATAGGCAGAACTCTGATAGTTACATGTTTTTTGGTCATTAAGAATCGCAATATTTGTAGTAGATAAACTTTGGTCCTGAAAGCGAAATTTCTAAAGGTATACAAGCAAATACCAGCATCCGATATCTCAGGTTCTTAGGTTTTTGTTTAGGCTGCAAGTATATGACATTTTCTGTTCTGGTTTTGCTTTAGGCTGTAAATATATGACATTTTCTACATTTATTTAATCATTTGATTTAAACAACTTCATGAAATTTTCTGATATCAATTGTCCAAAATACTCTTTGTATATGATTCCCTCATTGTTTCAACAAAATTCCTCTAGTTAGAAGAATTGCAATTTTCATGAACTAACTGTTAAATGTTTAGCTGGACATCTGGGGAATCAACTTTCTGGTTTGCATATTTGTTTCATGtaaatttacaaatttttttgaaCCCTATGTTCTGGCTATTTTTTAGACTCCATGACATGTTAGCAAGTTTTCTGTTACATAAACAAATTTTCCATTGGGATCGAGCTGTTGACATGATTGTTATATCATATATCAATTCTTTTAGTTGTGGAACTGGATCACTTCTTGAAGGAATTTCTGCTCTGTCCTATGTGTTAATGATATTAAAACCTACTCATCTTTTTTGTCAATGTCAGTGTGTCACCATTATATTATTTTTCCTGAACATGATGTTCTGGTGTATCAGAACCTTTGTTGCTCCTCTTGAGAGACTAAAGTTGGAGTATATAGTGCGTGGTGAACAGATGAATTTATTTGCACTTATCCATAAAATTGCAACAACACAAGGTCTGAAGGGCTTCTGGAAAGGCAATTTTGTCAACATTCTTCGTACTGCTCCATTTAAGGCAGTAAATTTCTATGCATACGATACATATAGGAAACAACTTCTCAAAATGTCTGGAAATGAAGAAACAACAAATTTCGAAAGGTTCCTTGCAGGCGCTGCAGCTGGCATTACTGCTACAGTACTATGTCTGCCAATGGACACGGTATGTTTCATTTGATTGTGTTTCATCAGTTTGTGGGGTGGGACCACCGTGGGGGGGGGACCACGCGGTGATGCTTGAATTCGTATTTCCATTATATGTTCTGTGTATTACTTAGTCAAGATTGTGGACTAACTGCAGGACTTTCTTCCCAGTTTTAGACAAGAAGTGACCAGGTTATTAGTAGAAAATTGCTGCGGTTGTTATTTGTTGTTGGATGGcatttgcttaataatatcatgGATAGTCTCATGAAGCAGCATAATCTGAAATTTGCTTGTCTCTTCTGAGAACAATATCATTACTATTTGTTTAAGAAGTAGCATGTTCTTTCTGCAATTCCCCTTTTTACCCCCTCTTAAATATGTCTATTTACATGCAAGTTTTCAATTTCAGATCCGTACAAAGATGGTAGCACCTGGAGGGGAAGCTTTAGGTGGCGTTATTGGTGTTTTCTGCCACATGGTGCAAACTGAAGGGTTCTTTTCTCTTTACAAGGGATTAGTACCTTCTCTTATTAGCATGGCCCCTTCTGGTGCAGTTTTCTATGGTGTTTATGATATACTGAAGTCAGCTTATCTTCATTCACCTGAAGGACAGATGCGGATATCTCTGATGAAGCAACGTGAAGGTGAAGATGTGAATGCCTTGGATCGGCTAGAGTTGGGTCCCATGAGGACCTTATTGTATGGGGCCATTGCCGGTGCTTGTGCTGAGGCTGCCACATATCCTTTTGAAGTAGTCAGGCGACAGCTACAAATGCAGGTTCAGGCAACAAAACTAAATGCATTTGCTACGGCTGTGAAAATAGTAGAGCAAGGGGGCATCCCTGCACTGTACGCTGGCCTGATTCCCAGCTTGTTACAGGTATTTGTACCAGTATCTAGGATTTGATACATTTGGTGTCTATCATCTCTATATAAATTTTCAGATGATAGTTTCTAGGTTTTCAACTAATCTCCTTTTGTCGTTTCAGGTTTTGCCCTCTGCTTCGATTAGTTACTTTGTATACGAGTTCATGAAGATAGTTCTGAAAGTAGAATGAACACAGGTTAATTGCCCTCCACAGATAAAGCATTTTGGAGGGGTGCTCTAGCTGGTGTAGTTTGAGCAACTAATTGTTTTCAGAAGACTGTTTTCTTCTATGGAGATTAATTTGAATAAACATTTATGAAATCGTCCACACTGCTCCATTTCCTGTGCGAATTTTAATGTCCGAGGAGTATGGCGTTGCTACCGCACTATTACATTCTTGCACTTGCACGTAGATTTAATAGTGTCCTGGCCCCTTTTCGCTCTTAATTATGCTAGCTTTTTTTTCAGCATTGACAATGGAGGTCAGCAAGAATGCTCAGCTGATGCACAGGACAATTAATGTAAAATAAGTTCTAACTCCATGTTTGGATGCGCATTTCATGAAGGCCATtttcatatattacatatattcTGCAATTTGTTCCCTATGATCACGGACTCGGATGCTTTCTCCAGGCCAACTATCTCAGAAAGAACAAGTTTCaacaaatatattatataattgctCTGCATGGGTGAGCAAATGGTCAAACCGTACCCATCTCGTGGCCTGGTTCAACATGTGGGTGCGTTGTTACACTTCTGCTTCTAGCGGAGATGCCCGTTTAAGTAGTAGATCGCTTCATTGAGCTTTGAGGCGGGCAGCCCATGTATAAGAACAATCAGATAACAAAAGTCACTGAATGGATGCTCGGGGATCGTTTCGGTCCAATAAGATTTTTCTGCCGACCATGCTGGTATACCATATATCTTTTGGAAAATGATTTATATCATACCAGCGCATTCCTTGTTGGTGAAACTCTCTTTCCAGATCGCAAGATCTCCTCAAAATCTCTTTTTTTAGGGCTTGGATCCTCTTAGTGGAGCCATAGATGGAGTGCCACCGCATGGATGGTTAATCTAACGGATCCTATATCTGCCAGTAACCTGATGACCAACGATTCaatcagaaaaaaaagaaaaaagaaaaacttgatgaGCAGTGAGGATTCGGCGAAAATAACAGTGACAGGAGGGTCTCTCTTTTTCCacgagaaaaaggaagaaaaaagaaaacaaggagacaACTTCCATTCTTGTCGTGTCCGCatctttcctttttcctttcttcaaTGAACAAGAAAATTCTTGCTCTCAACCCCTCACTTTTATTgacttttctttattattttttattttttgaaaaaacttgAATTATAGCTAAATCCAGCACCTTGGACTCTTCCATTTtgccaaaaaattaaaatatatgaaaagagcacaaaattttttataaaattataaaaaaaaaattaattatttttttatttatcagtaTTGGAGTAGATCACCGTCACTTAGCCGACTATCAAATCTTCTCATCTCCAAACCGACTAGAGGAGCCACACTGATTAAGCTATTGCCGCTCAATCCAACTCAGATTGATGAGTTCCAATCGGCAAGGTCGACGTCGGTCACCATCATGGACATCCAGCCGACTAAGGACAGCATATTCCCAGTCAGCACAAAATTGACTAGGATTTATATGCCATCTACAGCCCATTATACTGAACAATGCTCGGCCTGCAATCGACTTCATGTTCGACGTACCGCTGGCTACATCAGTTGATGGCAGGATACCATCCCTCGATGGCCTTATCTTGCCGACTTCGACAACACAGGCCTCTGCCAACTAGCTGAGTACCAAATATTGCCATCATGCAATTCTGACAGGCCGTATCAAGATCATGTTACTCAGACACCGTACTATGGCTGGCTAACCGCGCATCGTGATGGGGTACTACGAATTCATTAAATATACCCACAGGGTCATTTATTATACCCTATGTCTGGTAGTGTCCGCCGCCATAAGCATGCCGAGTAGAAAGCATGCCCGCCATCAGTATTTAAAGATGTCCACACGACGTCGTGCGGTACCGTAAGATAGGACATAATCGACATGATCACCTATCCTCTCACCATTCATTTTGCTCCCTCTAAACATAGAGGTAAGCGGGGACCCCTCCAGATACACACATTATTTGCAATTCAGAGACTGTCGCTCTTTCTCCTTAAGCCATCtcgctgacttgagcgtcagagagtTCTCACTGAAGCCACCTCCAACGAGATTTGTTTTGCAGGCCCTTCCACTCTAGTGCCGAGCGGAGCCCAGCACCATCATTCTTCGATCAACCTCGCCATTCTCAGTCTTGGCCTTGACTATGTGCACCTTCTCCAGCGACGGCACATCATCTTTCGACACTCCCGTCGCCTTCCAACAGGTGCAAATTCTAGTCAGCTCCAGGCCGACTACCGACTACCGACTACCCACCGAAGAAAGACCACAATAGTTTGAAGCATCAGGAAAGAGGGTGCAATAGAGCAgagaaaaatcttctctctcAAGAACCTCCATGACCAAGATAAGGATGTAGAATGTTTCTGCTGGTTCTGTTTGATGCTCGTCATGGCGTGATGCATCTCCGACGATCCATGGAGAGCCGATTATTTCACGACTGCTGGTAACGGTAGATCCTAGGTTTGCTGCCCTCATGTAGCAAGTGAAAAACCTGACAGAAGTTGTTCAAGTTCTCTAACAACAGCCACAGTGGCTAGAAGAGGTCGCACCGTATGACACGCCTTCCAGACACAATCACCAGCCACGATCTCCAACCTGCCGCTCTATGCGGCACTCCTGTCGGACGAGTTCTCGACCCGCTTGATGGTCACCACATCCAGACTCTCGACGTATTTTGCATGTCGACTCCAGCGATCACTGGCCTTATTCCTCTCTACGAGCTTCGCATAAAGGGAAGAGGCCATGATCTCtgtcaaaatcttcttcttctgGGGAAGGTTCTACTCCAGACTGCTCGTGACATCTTGATGTGTCACAACAACTGTTGGACGAGTATGATCGAAACTAAAGGAGATAGATCACCACCTGAAACAGCTCTAGACCAGCCATCAAGATCCGATCAATGAATTCGACGTCAGTACGAGTCtatctttctcaagatggatcCTCGACGAATTTTTAGTTGATTCAAAATATCACAAATCAAGCCGTACGACAATTTCACTAACCTACTTGATcatctcgagagctacaaagctcttatGCTTCTATAGGGGGCATCTGACGCCCCCCTTTGCATTGCCTTTCCATTTATCCTTCGAAAAATCGTACGAGTATGGTACTCGAGGCTATAACCAGAGAGCATCAACTCTTTCGAGCAGTTCGAGCAACTATTTGTGGCATACTTCAGCATAAATCGGAGAGTACCTAGAACCACTAACAGCCTCTTCTTTATACGACAGCAAGATGCTAAGTCTTTACGGGAGTTTGTGGTGCATTTCAATACCGCCACCCTAGAGGTCAAGAACCTCGATGAGGCGATGACCATCGCGGCAATGAAGCAGGGACTCTAGAACTCCAAGTTCACCTAGTCTCTGGACAAGATGCTTTCTCGATCCTATGCCGAACTCCTCGAGCACACACAAAAGTACATCCGCACCGAAGAAGCTGCAACTGACCAACACTAGTTCGAGAGAAAGGGCCAAAAGAAGAAGGCAAGGAAAGGAGGAGTATCTGGAAACCTTAATTGAATTCATACCGAGAAGGAGGCTCCACCTCTCCGATTAAGCCAGAAGTCCAAGAACTTCGtgagcaggtatgactcctacatgcCTCTGACTGCTTCCTGATCACAGATTCTTATGGAGATAGAGGGGGAGAACTTCCTTCGTCGACTCCCGCCAATGAAAACAAAATCTCGTTATCGAAAGCGTTACTGTCGCTTTCATCGTGACCATAAATACAACACGGAGGAGTGCCATCAGCTGAAGAATGAGATCGAGGATCTGATAAGGCAGGGATATCTCAGGAAGTATGCACGGGAGTGACCCATGCAGCTATCTTTTGATCCACCTCGTCCGAAACCCGAGGAAGAGATTCACGTCCAACCAACAGTGGGCATGATCAATATGATCTTGGTGAGACCGCGATGTCGGGGGCAGATGACTACGGAAGCACTTTCAAGTGCCAGTGAGTCAACAACGATATCGTCTTTaccgaatcagatttatgatgagTTTAGACTCTCCACaatgatgctatagttgtatcaAGGATAattgccaattatgatgtaaaaagatgtCTTGTTGATAatagtgaagcgaaaatttagtgcaggggcaaaatggtaattttaaaactttttcaaaattactattttacagcagaattattaattaatctcattaattaatactaattaaccctacactaggatctaaataagatacaacagcatgcatttaaatttgaaattcaaatttgaatcagtaaacgttttacagtactgtgttcagaacacatcaccttttgcgggtagtcgatcaccgcaatctgatcaccgtcggagggctctgatcatcgcatcgcagccacccaactgtctagcctctgtggatcgtccacacgaagctcccgtctgatcagctcctcacgaatgctagttcgtgatttcacccttttgagggcagatgttgatcgaactccttcgatcgatgtgtgccgacttttcggatgctctggatcatctgcacagttacttgagaggctgatggatctctctctaaaatttggtggactcacgacactcgtggcacaccaatctcacttcccgaaccctaggtagaaaccttagggtacacaccaaaaaccctgcgcccaattttctctcttttctttctttttctctcggaagattttgaaccttcaccttgcgcagaagccttcctcacgccccaaagtttctctcctaatttttctacgcacgtcccatctttctcctctttttaaaacaacatcgaacgtgtcttatccgcgtgagaggataaagacaagaggttacacatttgaattcaaatcaaatttgaattcaaacgaaaaccaacttatccctatccttttgggcgtgagaagagaaggggcgtggctctttgtgcgtgaaaaagtttcacgagaaaccttttctcgtgtaagtaatgtggcgcacaaaatggataaggatgaaagggcaagtgataagttatccattcaaattcaaacatgctttgaatttgaatggctaactaattaatttatccatccatatggcgcataaatgaggacgtggggaagggttttacatgagaaaaatttcacgagaagtttcttctcgtgaattcaaatgggtgcaaggaagttgggtgacgcaggaaatttaaaacaaggtggtttgattcaaattgagccaacctagtttaaaataggttgagcacaattagaccaaattaaacccaacataattaggcttaattagacttaataaaatcttaatcaaatcagaaattaactaaacctaacccctgatcaaatcacggactaaaccaccttagcgattaggtcaacatttaacctaatcgggtcaatccaaactgaatccaattcaattggacttgatccaaaaataattactcaatcaaattgagttaattagtgattaaattactaattaaacctctcataaatgttgagtccaaatccgatgggcaatcaggcatcagagaccatcgatatgaaaccctgatcaaagaattcaaatttcaaattcaaaattcgaaattcaaaattttgaccttggtacccaaaatgtgtgaaactcatgattagagaatcttaattctcaattatagagttccagatagataagactcataatcagccatcagatcagaaaggaacctctaatgtgtgtgatcccgcaggttcgaacctaagccggtagcacaggaaccaatttctgtactaatcgaagtgaccatctagcaatggtacccgacgaccggataggtcgaataatcgcaatcgcaacattcagaacctacgtgaatatggttaccgtataattcatcccttttgacccctgtgtttaggatgactcagagttaaactgtcaaccctgatgatatcatccgaatcgtgctcaactcaattagtcctgtgactcctcactaggactaccctggccaaggttttgctaaattgaaacacgactgtacacagctcctaaactggagtggtcaatcccatcttgacacacgcaccgacaagtcaagtacttgactacacccagcaaccttccgtcactgaattaaaaattcaggtagtccagtgcctaagtgcagtgagttgcttgcaagtcaccgtagcggtctcaggtcggagggacatttatatccatatcccatcggagcaaatcttgacagcagaaatagctccggagttggtcacgttcagtgcagatgtaccattacatctcacctgtatgccataccagtgtctccacactctttgattatgaggacaaccaacccatatggcacacaacgatctatgctcgataaatattgtcgtccttggtgacaacgtatcatttggtcgcgaacatgtttaaggactaaacgacaaatcctcctttgtcgagtctaaatagtcctaaggacttcaccacaacacaggagttcattagaagatgaaacatttgtgatgaaaaaataccaaaataacttttatttatttataattcatgtactaatacaaaaggagcacaaccgtcaacaggctgacgattgactttgggatactattcccaacaatctcccacttggcctaaagcctatcggtgcagtatctaatacccatcttcgacttgtagtcgttgaactccttcaccgcaatggctttagtgaatgggtcggccaggttctccttcccgtcgatcttctgaaggtcgacgtcacctcgatccacgatctcccggatgagatggtagtggcgcagaatatgcttcgtccgctggtgtgcctttggttccttcgcctgagcaatggctccagagctgtcgcagtagagcagaactggaccaacaagggagggtgctactctgagctcggtgatgaatttcctcagccacatcgcttctttggcagcatctgatgcagcaatatactccgcctcgcatactgaatcagccacagtgtgctgcttggaactcttccagcagacagccccaccattaagggtaaaaataaatcctgacacactcttgctatcatcgcgatcagactggaaactagagtc contains the following coding sequences:
- the LOC105041614 gene encoding probable mitochondrial adenine nucleotide transporter BTL3, encoding MPPLEVFRDALIPSWISFSDEDPGVFVGGGLFLDSSVPNSIVSSISVASPAASAVRLVASRQKEFVLGVCRHGRVGGGQFLSVSLSVKGGERFVRESEGFLGQNGEGRSEEPALEGKEVDEVVVKEVEKKEEVRTQGTGAGAMNTTKHLWAGAVAAMVSRTFVAPLERLKLEYIVRGEQMNLFALIHKIATTQGLKGFWKGNFVNILRTAPFKAVNFYAYDTYRKQLLKMSGNEETTNFERFLAGAAAGITATVLCLPMDTIRTKMVAPGGEALGGVIGVFCHMVQTEGFFSLYKGLVPSLISMAPSGAVFYGVYDILKSAYLHSPEGQMRISLMKQREGEDVNALDRLELGPMRTLLYGAIAGACAEAATYPFEVVRRQLQMQVQATKLNAFATAVKIVEQGGIPALYAGLIPSLLQVLPSASISYFVYEFMKIVLKVE